The Lineus longissimus chromosome 10, tnLinLong1.2, whole genome shotgun sequence genome segment ggacaccttatttgatagtacctcatcattaagtccactagatcctgttctgtcacatgttgtagacgatagacaaatttcaaaatgtagtacaccactcgctcatcttttagcccagctctcggctcacatcatgtgggcacagttggctgttgagtgttatggttcagtctgtgagactaatttaaagaggttacacttttattttgaattggaaaacagcccacaggactgacttttcactgagtaataagtgtgcccttcgaaggttaagtcgctttctggatttgcttccatagatgccttgttcaggatatcatctgacaaatgcctgatcaagcacagagtgtatccggtggtgtacatttccccgtctatgtcacccttttttttcagtcagtgttaatttctcttctctttttttacagattaactgttgttggttattgcaagaggagtcgttggcacatttcaagtccaggaaagcacttgctgttcccacattcagagtaaggtgtgcttactcgttttactgctttccattcccggagagcgttatcaaatatctgccgcaaggcgcttcaaatatctgccgaaaggcatcaaatatctgccgcaccaataaagttcattttgttaaccaactctttatcttcttttcttcacatacaaaaaagaccataccaaacatttggctgcatccacttcatcaatgtccagacaacagtcggttcatttgaccattgtaaagcaccaggccccacctcacaaaatacactgtaataattatgtaccttgtgtccatgtgcatgttattagttccacctacgctgcataaagacaaggactccactctttgacgtcaccacacaactccttgacgtcatcacacaccccactactgcaacggcaatagaaattactttacgtcataatagcagggtgacgtcaactcagtacttcagcatgcactgatatagcaaggaGGTcgttcgcaccagcacttctgcgtgctagacattacagcttcacgttgcctcataataacggtaccaacacacacttggcccttgccttcgcctatccatttcagctgagcgccaggcccttgggcctcttgttgatcaGCCAGAGGCTGATGAATCAGATCACTGAAGCAGAAAGTGTTCTTCAGAGAAAGAGAACTGCAGCTGTTAATTCTCTGAAGATAGCGTGGTGAGTATTCATTTGACTGATAGACAAAAATCATCATGAAAATTGGGCCAAATCGGCAAGTTTACCCAGGACCAACCTGGGTAAAGACTACCACGCAGTTTGAAATTCCATGAATTTGCGCACTTTTCCAACCAGCGGTCGAGGTTCCTGAAAATGGTACGTGACTTGTGTTACTGCACAGGGTCTAGCGTTATTTGAACTCGGTCCCATCATTTCGAGATGGTCATTTCACATCTAAAGGTAGGGAAATAAAAAAGGAAACTATAATAGTGGAGATCGTGGATGGAAAAAACTCTGTGAGGGGCAAAACTGGACCCGAAAGTGGAGCGGCGAGCCAGGAATGAGTTTCATGAACCTCGAACGCAGGTTGGAAAAGTGCACGCAATTCAAACTGTGTGGTCTAAAAGTAAAGTTTACCCAGGAaccctgggtaacttttagtctTCTGACCCAGGTTGGTCCTGGGTAAACTTTAGTCTTACcaaggacgacatctaccgattcgaAATAGGAATGGGGTCAGTTCACGCCATGTAATCTGCTTTTTACCCTATGTCATGTCTGTCAAGCTGTGgcgtttacatgtatttctttttttcaggattCCAACGTATGAACGACTAAAGACCTTCCTTAAAACCCTCAAGTCTGTCCTGAAAAAAGCTGTCAACTCGCAaataaatgaaggtacatttgtGGACCTGTTCCAAGTTTTTGCTGGAATGTTTCTAGTACAATTTAAGTAAGTGTTCAcctttttcttttccttcatGCATCTTCAAACATGTCACAGGGCATGGGTTTACTCTGTACATGTGGTACATCAATACTTTGTGAGAAAGAGGTTTGCTGATAATGCTGTGAATCAGACCTGGCAGACGCATAGTTGCAGTACATTGGAGCAACGTAGAAAAGCATTGCATGAAGTTTCTATTGTTTGCCACTTGGTGGTGATTCTGCTGAGAGAGAAGTTTCATACcagagttttaaaaaaaacattattgtaTCTATCTAAAAGGATAATTGAATACTGGGAACAGTCAAGTTTGCAAGGCTAGCTCTcctacattttttaaaaaagttCTGCATGTATGTAGTTctcacctttttggctcaccgtaggggagtctataccgcagtgtccgtcgtcgtcgtcgtcgtcgtcgtctcctgtggcacgtttctaaaccgctCGGGCtataacttgaaactttgtacacatgaccccctaggtcatgtgaaccctgacactgaatttcggtccaatctgattctcaacttgcccaccaccagggggccaaatgtggatatctaaaaagtgtgatatctcgcttattgatgactggTTTTCGattaaacttttgtggtaggtactcatagcaaggatatatgtgcatcatatatcttacgggtttttaatttgacctacttttcaattcaaggtcacagaggtcaaatgacataAATCGCCATTTCAGTGTAAGTaaggcacgtttctcaaccgtcacatctatgaacttgaaacttggtacatataaccccctcaatcagataatctctggtgccgaatttcggtccgatctaattctcaacttggtcaccagggggccaaatgtggatacctaaaaagtgtgttaTCTCGCTTATCAATTttcaatgacttgttttcgataaaacttttgcggtaggtactcatagcaaggatacatcatattttttcatacaggttttttatttgacctacttttcaaggtcacagaggtcaaacggcaaaAATTGTCTGTTggagtgtacatacatgtaacttcggcacgtttcttaacgacTGAAgttatgaacctgaaactgggtATACATGGCCGAATAGGTCAGATATAACCTCAGACAAAATGTCAGATAACACATtccagtccaatctgattctcaacttggccaccttggggggggggggggcaaatctGAAAGGTTAAAGAGTTGTGATTATTGCTTTACTTGCCCAATTGCCaccagtctgatgaacatgggACCACCTAacccaccatacagtattactTGCACATGCGGTTTTTGGTTCCATTTGGCTACATGCTGTAGCACTTTCTTTAACTACCATGAATTaattgtctactaaatatacttacggtgagcacaatggcccctggccgtttcatttttaatttgaaaCAACTCAAAATGTCTTTTGTATTATCAGCACACTCCATAGTCAGATTGTTTAAAAAATGTGCTGGTTGCTGTTGAATTTATTTACCATGTACTTCAGATCATGTGCAATGTGatcatgttttctttcagaGTGATTGGAGAGAAAAGGAGTTTTAAGATGGGTGGAATGAATGTGCTTTCCATAAATGACCTCCGCTACgattatgaagatgaagtgttTCACAAACCGACAGTAGTAGTTACTGTTGCAGAGGTAAGTAAGATATGggttgggtggggtggggtggggtgcgGGGTGGGGGGAGGCAGAGTCCACTTTATTTTGGATGCTTCTGATACACTTCTTGCAGTGAAACTATCAGTTTGGAGGTAGATACTATCTATCGTTTCAAAACGTCATTGTTTGAAGAATTTTCTGTTATTCATGACTTAACATGACGAAAGAATCACTCTTTCACAATACGGTAATtgtgtttttaaaaaactatGTTCCTTTGCCTTTGGCACTTGGCAGGTGAAGAAAACAGCCCAAAAATCTAAGAAGAGAAAAAAGGTACCCAAACGAGAGTTTGATCAGTGTGTTAAGATACGAAAAATGGACGGAGGAGATGAGGTAGCCACTACTGACATAGGTGACTTGCATGTCGATGCTGGTGATGATTTTCATGATGAAGGTGATGATGACATGGACGATGATGTTGAATTTGGCAGTAAACTGCGTGGACAGCTCGGTATAGAACTTCTAGCCGACATTGAACGTTCATGTCTGATTAAGGTTGATAACAAGCGCATGATTCTGGGATTGACTGTTGAAGCCACACTGGTATGTATTCTtcatgcatttgttttgttcacTGCATCTCTGATGAAAATTGCTATttagctttcaaggaactaaaattcctggctcttcaagGTCTCAAGCCGTCAAGGTCTAAAGGACAAAAAGTAAGagagtctgtcggatgagactctaaaaagccgtggtcccttgtacctgagtgtctatgccagggcaagtttAGATCCCaaataggtggacagtagcctatagtggactccatacctccgacAAAACCCCAATAGGGGTTATGACGCCGgtaaaatgattgattgattgattaacttTTCAACTGTTGAAAATTGctattttaaaacttttcaactgtttttagctcacctctcagaagAGTTGAGCTTATCCTTTGGCGTGGCATCCATCGTCTGTCAAATGGGATAACCAATTTGGCCGCCAAGGGGCCATCTTAAAAAACAAGCAAAGTCCTACGTGTACTTTGAAACTCGTGATCAGATTGCAACCTAATATCGTGACACTCCATTACAATCAATTTACACGTGACTTGTGGACTAACATGGTTGTATATCCACTGCAAATTACTTGCATAAGCGTTACCTACAAAGTGAGCACAGGGTCCCTGGACCTTTCATTGAACTTGCCTTGCTTTATAAAGGACATGGTTTGttgactttttaaaaacatcccTTGAACAAAATTGTAGCAGTCGGAGAAACAAAATAGATTGCAAGCTGCTGGGTTGTGTTGATGATTTCCACCAACCAAGTGGTAACCGTCGACAAGGTTAGGTACCTCCTTCTCTTTTTCTGTCCCCGGTTAACGTCCTGGAGAGAATCCTTTTGAGTAATAGGACCATTCATGAAGACATTGGTATTTTTTGCACATTGTATTGTTGAAGGGAGTGGTTATTTCCACGACTGACTTGTACCGAACAGCGAAAATTGAGCTGCGTCCATGACAATTTTCAGCCGATGAAACCAATTGAGTACTTTGCTTGGACTATCCTCGGCGAGTTTTCTTTCACTTAGTCTTAGGGTAAAAAACATGGGCATAAAGTACCATGCTGCATTCACCGTCTTTTAGATCAACTACTATGTTTTCGAAATGGGATAATTGGCGAAATTCTGTAGAGATTCTTTGGGCAATTACATACTTCAGTGTGTTGACTCGTTGAACTTGCTTTGTCCCTCCATTCAGAGTGGTGCCGTGACCTTACATGCCTTATGGTACACCTTTGATTGTCCATCACGCCAGCGACCCGAGTTCGAGTTCCACTCTGtcgtcttttcttctttttctctctGCAACTTTTCTTAGGTAGGCCTACTATCAATTTAAAAAGAGCCCTCTGTTGTCTATTTCCTGGCAACGGTTCCTTGGTTCCTTCTCACAATGCTACATTTTACAATTCTCCCATCTGGCCTCTGCATGCAAATTGGTAGACATTTCAACTTTACCATCCCATAATATGCTGTTGGGAGAATTGAGTGATCAGAACTTGAAATAACccttattcatgttattgtgaCCCCTTGATGTCGAGATCTTGCACAATTTCTTCACTAAGAAGCTACATTTTGTAGTGTACTGTAACTCACAGGCTCTATGTTGGTACATGGAGTGTCACAGCCTATGCATGGTCAGTCTCCAGAGTGTGCCCAAGAAATGGTCTCTCTTGtaagttgtacatgtaataaaaaaGCTGACTTTGATGGTAATCATTCGTTGAGTGAGATGTAAAATATACTGTGGACactttcacaaaaaaatctaACCCCGCTGCTGACAAGGATTTACATCCTTGCCGACATGCATCTCTTTTTATCTAAAAATTGTCATAGACACTAAGTCAGTTTCGTCATTCAGTACACGGACAGTCGTGCACGCAACCCGATTTTCACTGATTCCGTAAACGGCACAAGTGGAAATAACCTCTGCCattgttgaaaattatttattcataGGCGAAAGCTCCTGCCAACATTGTATGCCTTTATCCTataaagataaaaagataataCTTTTTTTGTAGATTAAATGGAGTTTGTGTGGTGACAGGGTACAGCCCAAATAGAGTCCCACAAATAAAATGATGGGCCACGCCCACCATCCATTTTCAATCATTTCCCCTCAAAAAGACCATTAATTCATTCAGTGAGAGCAATGTACAATAGAAGTGTCACAATTAATTTAAAAggttttagctcacctctcagcagaggtgagcttatcctaCATGTCCTATAGTGTCCGTCGTTGCCCGTCGTCggcgtccgttagcagggcaatGTTCTGtaactgttggagctattgtgttgaaacttggtacacatgtacccttacaTGCCTTACAATGTATGTAGTGGCactttggagaccaagtttcggtccggtTCGAtgcatggtttggccaccagggggccaaacgttaaaagtgaaattatgcaatatctcccttaatactggtcagaaaatttagaaaaaaatgtggtAGTACTTTAAGCAAAGGTACATCCCtccgggttttcaatttgacctagttttcaaggtcacagaggcggAACTTCATTTAAAACTAATAATTTTACAGTAAGGtggtttgttttgtttctttttgagCTATAAAATAAGCTTCTGAAGTTGTGTGGCGTGTATCTAGTTACCCTCTAATCTACCTCTAAAATTTGGCATCcttggacttcaaatatggatgccaggcggccatcttgaaattgaaCTAAGTCATATTACTCTAAAACTGATGATTGGATTTCAAGCCAATTTCTCGTGTTTATGACTATGTATATAGGTACCCTTTACATTCTCCTGAATTTTTAGTCAAATCTTTCACCTACATttaatatggctgccaggtggccatcttgaaaatcattcaaagtcctattactctgaaACTGATGATTGGATTGCAACACTTTAGTTTATGTTATCCCAAATTTTTAATGTAATCTGATGACGAATATGGCTGctaggctgccatcttgaaaattcaacgaaaccTTGTTACTTCCTAACCTAAATCTAATCAGCAGGTTAGGGAGTAACAAAGTTTCGTTGAATTTtaaatgtcaaccaatttcctaGAGACATGCAAATGATATGCACTAACATGaactgaggtgagcacatggtccctggaccattcatTGTTTTTTAGGCTGCCACAGGaaaataactctttttaaaaaacgTCCTGTGTCAGGTGTTCTGTGTTTCGATAGGGAATCTGGTCTCTCAAGTGAAGGCACCTCAAACGTAAAAGTCGCTGGCTTATTCCATTTGACAGTGGCCAATACGAAAAGGCTGAAAATCGACAGTGGCCCAGAAGCTTACGTGTAGTTTTCGGGACTGTATCTTCACTAATGATAGTTGTAATTGTATTTTTCAGGTCCGACTAACATGCTTGGAGATGGACCTCGATGACTTGAAGAAAATGCAAGGCAAACCTCCCGAGGAAAATCCGACTCATGTAGCAACCATCTTCTATACAAAAGCATATGAAGAGGGATGAACGTGCACAGTTGATATACATTATGCGGCACCTGTTGTTCCTCTCAAATGACAATGATGCAAATCTTTTACCCACTGTTCTCTGAGCAAATGTTGTGACCATTTAATACTAGGGCAATCATTTGTCACTTTCTCTTGTCTTCTTTTCCTTTGCGATCTCTACTTTCTCTTTTTATTGCAATGGACAGAGTGCAGAACGTAGAAAGTTTGATACAGCTGTGACATGCAAACAATGATGGTGTAAGTTACGAAGAATGATGATGCTTGGCAACGTGAGCCCACTAAATGGTTTGGTGTTTCATTGAATTGGTAAAAGATCAATAAATCAGGTTGACTAATCCAATATGGAATTATATGGATGGATTTTTCCCATTGAGTCTGTCAACTAGCAAACACGCTGACAGTTCTTACGTAATGATGAATAATGAGCCATTAATTTGCATGTTAAAGTGACATGATGATTGAAAGAGGTAAGACATGTAAGAGGAGACAGGTGTGTGGTACATTGGTATTACTAAACAtttacattctacatgtattcatggcTTTTGGAATACCAAAAGGCGTGATGGCTCAagaacttgtacatgtatcttgtccAAATTTTTTCCGGTTTAGGGGCCAAATAATTCCCCAATTCTCAGTAGATGGAGGGAGTGTTACATTGTATGTCGAGGCCTTTATTTTTTTTGCTGTTGCTGTTTAAAATTACTGTTAACAATTTATCAGTTATCTGACGAGTACCTCTTAGTCTAACACATAGCAATGGTCAAGCTGTTCTATCAGATATCAGTAgctaaaaatacttttttctcTCCAACATTGGGATTTTCCCACTTTTACATTTATGTGCCTGGTGCCCATGGCCAGAAGTAATAACAAAGGTAAAGTGCGTTCCAGTCTTCTTTTCGGGGGTCGCCCAATATCGTATGTAATTCAATAATCTACCATTTATTTATTATATTTTGTTGTCAGCCTCTTTCCATTTTGGTATTCCTTTGTTATGACATTCCACAATATCTGCCGAGAAACCATGATCCTGGTGCCTGGcaatctttttttctgtttgctTCACAACTTGATTCTTTACATTTACAGTAACAAAGTGTTTGATGGTTTTTCATCATTGTGCCATGTCTGTATATATTAGTAGCAGTGTTTCTTTGAGTATTtctatttctttattgaataaTGAGTAAGTGGCAAAACTAATCGCCGAAGTGGGCCGGACACACAACTCGGTCCGTCGTTGAAAGCAAGGCCAATGTAAATTTTCttttattttggaaaatataacCTGACTTACCTGACAAATACATTAGAACATCcttgttgaatttgaaagtttcgaTATCTAGCATGGAAAATAGTAGTGAATTAACAGATcctaaaacatttgaaattaacAGTCTGTCAGGAACACACTTGATATAGTGACGTTTTGCTCTACCGTTCCGAGAACCAATTCACCAGACTGACTGTTATCATGGTGTCTCGACTTTTCCTAATACCGTATACTTTATCTGGTCAATCGAATGTGAAAAAAAGAGGTCATTTACCACTAAAATGTTCCAAAAATTAACCCTCATTTATTCGCGATGGAGCCACCGGGTTCGTTGGCCTGATTCTTGGTATCGGCTTTCGAGAACTGAAAAACCTGCCctcttgatgacgtcatacacaaaAACTTGTCTTCCTCGGTGAATTCGTTCTTGAAAAAGGATTGCGAAAGCTCACTATAAATTTGAATGATAAACTTCATTATATTTACCTCTAGAACAGAGTGAATGGTGATGCTCTGCATTGTGAATGTCGTGTCTAAGATCAGATGACGATGCACGACGTCAGTCATTATTTCAAGCTGGCTGTGGGTCAGCGCTTCTGTTGTAGGGGTGAATATCGTAAAGgttgtcaatcaaatcaagTATATAAGATGTTTTAGAATCTGTTTATTCACTACGATTCTCCATGCTAGATATTTAAACTAGATATTCATGCTAGATATTCTACAAGGAGGTTCTAATGTATTGGTCGGAGAAGTTGGgttatattttccaaaattaatgaaaattaatGTTAGCCTCACTTTTGATGACGTCGTCGAGACTGAGTTGTGAATCAGGGCCATGTCGCAGTTAGATTCCGCACCGGTTCCTCATAGAGATACTTGAGGGATATTATATGTAATATGGTGATCTCTTTTGAATAGAAGGGTGAATCGCTCTGTTATTGTGCTTTTTCCATTTAAAAATGTAGAAAAAATTCATATACTCTCTCAATGTGACCTCCATGATGAACTGTTAGTGCATTGTTTTTCAAAGCCTTGTCTAAATCTTGCTCTCATTATTTAGTGACTATATTTTTTTTTAGTGTCTTGATATCCTTGATTCTGATGAACTCGCTGCatttttggaggatttccaATTGTTATTTatatttaaccctttagatcctggGGATTTTTTATCGAAATGTCGGTATTTCCCTGGAAGATTTTTGTCTGACGACCTCGCCTCCAACCTCTTTGCAAAATTTTCCATCATTTTGTACGGCAACATATGAAAATCTACCGTGCATTCAATGCCACTGGTCTTCTAGAACCTGGATCCGGGGTATTAGTTCCACTCTCTATTCGCAGATGGAATTGCGAACGCTCTGAACTACTTGACCTGACCGGGCGGGTGCGGCCGTCTAGCGGCCGTTCAGGGAAATGTTGACGAAACACGGCGGCCGTccaggatctaaagggttaactaCAATATTATATAAGGATCTGGAGTGCTTTAAATTTGAAGATTTCCTTGCTCCTACCCTAAGTCACAGAACCACAACCCTCCCAATCCATACAGCTGCATTGTTACAATAATGTTATCCGTCTGTTTTCATCGCTGGTTTGAGACTGTAAACTGTATCCGTCATGGTCAGTTCTTCCGTCATGTCAAGTCAAAACACACCACACACATTTTTTCCATTGatgatttcattt includes the following:
- the LOC135494457 gene encoding uncharacterized protein LOC135494457; the encoded protein is MNQITEAESVLQRKRTAAVNSLKIAWIPTYERLKTFLKTLKSVLKKAVNSQINEGTFVDLFQVFAGMFLVQFKVIGEKRSFKMGGMNVLSINDLRYDYEDEVFHKPTVVVTVAEVKKTAQKSKKRKKVPKREFDQCVKIRKMDGGDEVATTDIGDLHVDAGDDFHDEGDDDMDDDVEFGSKLRGQLGIELLADIERSCLIKVDNKRMILGLTVEATLVRLTCLEMDLDDLKKMQGKPPEENPTHVATIFYTKAYEEG